A window of the Proteus terrae subsp. cibarius genome harbors these coding sequences:
- a CDS encoding mechanosensitive ion channel family protein codes for MNDALIIKYSIGVGIALACFVGFVVVSLFHDKKKKRRRNIIIHISQAILLCSLVLILSQYCEMAVVDFNLHFISFRMINFFTYVGIALVLMRKFFLLINRLEQSQIKKGSDPTSARIISRIFKITLFVIIILLFGEHFGMSLSGLMTFGGLGGIAIGMASKDVLSNLFSGVMLYFDRPFNIGDWVRSPDRNIEGTVVEIGWRITKIITFDHRPLYIPNSIFSSISVENPGRMTNRRIETELGLRYEDSDKIGVIVEDIRTMLMQNDKIDTQQTLLVYFNQFADSSLNIMVYCFTKTTVWAQWLEAQQEVYLKIIEIVHKHGADFAFPSQTVYIEKPSPITQ; via the coding sequence ATGAATGATGCATTAATAATAAAATACTCAATAGGTGTTGGCATTGCTTTAGCCTGTTTTGTTGGTTTTGTCGTCGTATCTCTTTTTCATGATAAAAAGAAAAAACGCCGTAGAAATATTATTATTCATATCAGTCAAGCTATCTTGCTTTGTAGTTTAGTGCTTATCTTAAGCCAATATTGTGAAATGGCTGTAGTCGATTTTAATCTTCACTTTATCTCCTTTAGGATGATTAACTTCTTTACTTACGTCGGCATAGCCTTAGTTTTAATGCGTAAGTTTTTTCTGCTTATTAATAGATTAGAACAATCTCAGATTAAAAAAGGTAGTGACCCTACTTCTGCTCGTATTATTTCTCGTATATTTAAAATCACTCTATTTGTCATTATCATTTTATTGTTCGGTGAGCATTTTGGTATGAGCTTATCCGGCTTAATGACATTTGGCGGATTAGGTGGTATCGCCATTGGCATGGCAAGTAAAGATGTATTAAGTAATCTTTTCTCGGGTGTCATGCTCTATTTCGATCGTCCTTTTAATATTGGTGATTGGGTTCGATCTCCTGATCGTAATATTGAAGGCACAGTAGTTGAAATTGGCTGGCGTATTACCAAAATCATCACGTTTGATCATCGACCACTTTATATTCCTAACTCAATTTTTTCCTCTATTAGTGTGGAAAACCCCGGAAGAATGACTAATCGACGTATTGAAACTGAACTCGGTTTACGTTATGAAGATTCAGATAAAATTGGCGTGATCGTTGAAGATATTCGCACCATGCTGATGCAAAATGACAAAATCGATACACAACAAACGTTGTTAGTCTATTTTAATCAGTTTGCAGATTCTTCACTCAATATCATGGTGTATTGTTTTACTAAAACAACGGTATGGGCACAGTGGCTTGAAGCTCAGCAAGAAGTCTATTTAAAGATAATTGAGATTGTGCATAAACATGGCGCTGATTTTGCCTTTCCATCTCAAACGGTCTATATCGAAAAACCGTCTCCAATTACCCAATAA
- a CDS encoding ornithine decarboxylase produces the protein MKKMKLACHPTLSHYFYCERPIVDIVDANLTQVSAVVLSLSDIESGELYRIHQTGFQLPVFIAVNLNDTVSAELLNQVSGIVITDKSAHQKNSALINEAAQQYEKSLTTPFFSRLVNYVAEKNVAFDCPGHQGGEFFRRHPAGEQFYQYFGENLFRSDLCNADVEMGDLLIHEGAPYDAQTFAAQVFNADKTYFVLNGTSSSNKVALNALLAPNDLVLFDRNNHKSNHHGALIQAGATPIYLETARNPFGFIGGIDAHCFEESYLRQQIAEITPERQFDKRPFRLAVIQLGTYDGTIYNARQVVDKIGHLCDYILFDSAWVGYEQFIPMMKQCSPLLLTLNKDDPGILVTQSVHKQLAGFSQTSQIHKKDAHLKGQSRYVNHKRMNNAFMMHASTSPFYPLFAALDVNAKMHSGKSGEAMWMSCVKQGIEARKSLLKQCQFIKPFIPEVVDGLAWQDHDTNEIAHDQRFFNFIPNDNWHSFEGYATNQYFVDPCKLMLTTPGIDPHTGEYESFGVPASILANYLREHGVIPEKSDLNSILFLLTPAEHQAKFDRLISLIVQFEKHLVEDVPLEQILPSVYRRYQSRYQGYTLRQLCQEMHDICVTYNIKLLQKQMFRKSHFPKRALSPQQANIEFVRGNVEFLPLNKLAGRIAAEGALPYPPGVLCAVPGEIWDGAVLRYFQALEVTINQLPGFSTELQGVYIYDEDDGSKRIYAYVIKE, from the coding sequence ATGAAAAAAATGAAGTTGGCGTGTCACCCTACTCTTTCACACTATTTTTATTGTGAACGCCCAATTGTTGATATTGTTGATGCAAATTTAACGCAAGTGTCAGCAGTAGTATTGTCGTTGTCAGATATTGAGTCTGGCGAACTATATCGCATTCATCAAACAGGCTTTCAACTCCCCGTATTTATTGCAGTTAATCTTAATGATACAGTCAGTGCTGAATTACTTAATCAAGTTTCAGGGATTGTGATTACAGATAAAAGCGCGCATCAAAAAAATAGTGCGTTGATTAATGAAGCTGCACAGCAATATGAAAAGAGTCTGACAACACCATTTTTTTCACGCTTAGTGAATTATGTTGCCGAAAAGAACGTTGCTTTTGATTGTCCCGGCCATCAAGGCGGAGAGTTTTTCCGTCGTCATCCCGCAGGCGAACAGTTTTATCAATATTTTGGTGAGAATCTATTTCGCTCTGATCTCTGTAATGCTGATGTAGAAATGGGTGATTTACTTATTCATGAAGGTGCGCCTTATGATGCCCAGACTTTTGCAGCACAAGTGTTTAATGCCGATAAAACCTATTTTGTTTTAAATGGGACATCCTCTTCTAATAAAGTTGCTTTAAATGCCTTATTGGCACCAAATGATTTAGTGCTATTTGATAGGAATAACCATAAATCCAATCATCATGGCGCGTTAATTCAAGCGGGAGCAACACCTATTTATTTAGAAACGGCTCGTAATCCTTTTGGCTTTATCGGGGGTATAGATGCTCATTGTTTTGAGGAAAGCTATTTACGCCAACAAATCGCAGAGATTACGCCAGAACGCCAATTCGATAAACGCCCTTTCCGCTTAGCCGTTATTCAACTAGGCACTTATGACGGTACGATTTACAACGCAAGACAAGTTGTCGATAAAATTGGTCATCTTTGTGATTACATTTTATTTGATTCTGCATGGGTTGGTTATGAACAATTCATTCCGATGATGAAACAGTGTTCCCCTTTATTACTAACGCTTAATAAAGACGATCCCGGTATTTTGGTTACTCAATCCGTTCATAAGCAATTAGCGGGCTTTTCACAAACCTCGCAGATACATAAAAAAGATGCACACCTTAAAGGGCAATCACGTTATGTTAATCATAAACGTATGAATAATGCTTTTATGATGCATGCGTCCACCAGCCCATTTTACCCCCTTTTTGCGGCTCTTGATGTCAATGCAAAAATGCATTCGGGTAAAAGTGGTGAAGCAATGTGGATGAGTTGTGTAAAACAAGGCATCGAAGCTCGTAAATCATTACTAAAACAGTGTCAGTTTATTAAGCCATTTATTCCTGAAGTAGTTGATGGACTTGCTTGGCAAGATCACGACACAAATGAAATCGCTCACGATCAACGTTTTTTCAATTTTATTCCAAATGATAATTGGCACTCCTTTGAAGGTTACGCTACCAATCAATACTTTGTTGATCCTTGCAAATTAATGCTAACAACGCCGGGGATCGATCCTCATACAGGGGAATATGAATCCTTTGGTGTGCCAGCCTCTATTTTGGCAAATTATCTACGTGAGCATGGTGTAATTCCTGAAAAAAGTGACCTTAATTCAATCTTATTTTTGCTGACTCCTGCAGAGCATCAAGCGAAATTTGATCGTTTAATCTCTTTGATTGTTCAATTTGAAAAGCACTTAGTTGAAGATGTGCCATTAGAACAAATATTGCCTTCTGTTTATCGTCGCTATCAATCTCGTTATCAAGGTTATACATTGCGTCAACTCTGTCAGGAAATGCATGATATTTGTGTCACATATAATATCAAGTTGCTGCAAAAACAGATGTTTAGAAAAAGTCATTTCCCTAAGCGAGCACTAAGTCCGCAACAAGCTAATATTGAGTTTGTTCGTGGTAATGTTGAGTTTTTACCTTTAAATAAATTAGCGGGCAGAATTGCCGCGGAAGGTGCTTTACCTTATCCACCAGGTGTCTTATGTGCTGTGCCCGGTGAAATTTGGGATGGTGCTGTTTTACGTTATTTTCAGGCACTTGAAGTCACTATTAACCAACTACCAGGTTTTTCAACTGAACTTCAAGGGGTTTATATTTATGATGAAGATGATGGCAGCAAGCGCATTTATGCTTATGTTATAAAAGAATAA
- the ybbP gene encoding putative ABC transporter permease subunit YbbP, giving the protein MIWRWFWREWRSPALLIVWLSLALAVACVLALGRIGDRIDKSIYAQSRDLIAGDLVLRASYPVDENWLAEAKKEGLTLSRQMQFTTMSYAPEGDTPQLALVKAADNLYPLYGELETEPAGLKPEKGTALVGARLLELLDIKVGDNIDVGDASFTISGVLIQEPDSGFNPFQIAPRILINLDDVEATGAVQPGSRLTYRYMFAGDEAVIDSYQQRFDPLLKPDQRWNSLKQDSGALSQSMERAKNFLLLSALLTLLLAISAVAVSMAHYCRTRHTLIAVLKTLGADKRALRKWIVGQWGVILIGAIVVGSLVGLVFEAILLQILAPVLPKSLPEASFLPWVWSVGSLLLIALLTGLRPYYQLMATQPSRVLRSDTTAPIWPLRYYLPIVGLIIVGALTLFAGTGVLLWSILFGVVVIAFLLGGIGWLGLWVLKQFKFRQLSARLAVTRLLRQPFQTMTQLAAFALSFMLLTLLVLIQGDLLDKWQKQLPEDSPNYFLINMSAPQVQEVNTLLAKYNVEPTDAFPVVLARLTQINENNAKEWADKRDAGNNTVRRELNLTWHSELPKDNVIVEGTWPPVGNGVSLDQGVAEQLEIKLGDELTFVGDTREFKSIVTSIRHVDWENMRPNFFFIFSEEGLSNQPEKWMSSFYYNGEGTLITALNRQFPTVSVLDTGALIQQVQQILQQVSRALEIMVGLVMICGALLLVAQIQVGMTQRRIELVVYRTLGAGKSLLRRTLWAEFALLGLMAGLAAAIGAEVALSLLQISVFNFPWQPQWGMWIIVPIVAALLLSLCGSILGIRLLQDKGQYRRIQGE; this is encoded by the coding sequence AGAAGGAAGGGTTAACCCTCAGCCGTCAAATGCAATTTACTACCATGTCTTATGCGCCTGAAGGTGATACACCTCAGCTTGCGTTGGTGAAAGCCGCAGATAATTTATATCCATTGTATGGTGAGTTAGAAACAGAGCCAGCAGGCTTAAAGCCTGAAAAAGGGACGGCCCTTGTTGGTGCTAGATTACTTGAATTACTTGATATAAAAGTCGGCGATAATATTGATGTAGGCGATGCTTCATTTACTATCAGTGGTGTATTAATTCAAGAGCCAGACAGTGGGTTTAATCCTTTTCAAATCGCCCCCCGTATTTTAATTAATCTTGATGATGTGGAAGCAACTGGAGCTGTGCAACCCGGAAGCCGCCTGACTTATCGCTATATGTTTGCGGGCGATGAAGCGGTGATTGATAGTTATCAGCAACGCTTTGACCCACTATTAAAGCCAGATCAGCGTTGGAATAGTTTAAAACAAGATAGCGGGGCACTTTCACAATCAATGGAGCGTGCAAAAAACTTTCTTTTGCTATCAGCTCTATTGACATTATTGCTTGCTATATCAGCGGTTGCTGTTTCAATGGCTCATTATTGCCGGACTCGTCATACCTTAATCGCGGTATTAAAAACACTAGGTGCAGATAAACGGGCATTGAGAAAGTGGATCGTTGGGCAGTGGGGGGTGATCTTAATTGGTGCTATTGTTGTAGGCTCATTAGTCGGGCTTGTTTTTGAGGCAATATTGCTACAAATTTTAGCACCAGTGTTACCTAAAAGTTTACCTGAAGCGAGTTTCTTACCATGGGTATGGTCAGTGGGTTCCTTGTTGTTAATAGCTTTATTAACAGGATTAAGACCTTATTATCAACTAATGGCGACACAACCTTCTCGTGTATTAAGAAGTGATACCACGGCACCTATCTGGCCTCTTCGTTACTATTTACCGATTGTAGGCTTAATTATTGTTGGTGCTTTGACGCTTTTTGCGGGAACGGGCGTTTTACTCTGGTCAATTCTATTTGGTGTTGTTGTTATTGCTTTTTTATTGGGGGGGATTGGTTGGCTTGGATTGTGGGTGTTAAAGCAGTTTAAATTTCGCCAACTCAGTGCGCGCTTAGCAGTAACTCGCTTGTTGCGACAGCCTTTTCAGACCATGACTCAATTGGCTGCTTTTGCACTTTCATTTATGTTGTTAACACTATTGGTGCTGATCCAAGGTGATTTATTAGATAAATGGCAAAAACAGTTACCCGAAGATAGCCCTAATTACTTTCTGATCAATATGTCTGCACCTCAAGTTCAAGAAGTTAATACCTTGTTGGCAAAGTATAACGTTGAACCAACGGATGCATTTCCTGTGGTATTAGCGCGCTTAACGCAGATTAATGAGAATAATGCTAAAGAGTGGGCTGATAAACGTGATGCTGGTAATAACACTGTTCGTCGAGAGCTTAACTTAACGTGGCATAGCGAGTTGCCAAAAGATAACGTGATTGTTGAGGGAACATGGCCTCCAGTGGGAAATGGTGTTTCTCTTGATCAAGGTGTTGCTGAACAACTCGAAATTAAATTGGGTGATGAATTAACATTTGTTGGTGATACTCGTGAATTTAAGTCGATTGTTACTAGCATTCGCCATGTTGATTGGGAAAATATGCGTCCTAACTTCTTCTTTATCTTCTCTGAAGAAGGGTTAAGTAATCAGCCAGAAAAATGGATGAGTAGTTTTTATTACAATGGTGAAGGGACGTTAATTACGGCACTTAATCGGCAATTTCCAACTGTAAGCGTATTAGATACAGGCGCATTAATTCAGCAAGTTCAACAAATCTTACAGCAAGTCAGTCGAGCATTGGAGATTATGGTTGGATTGGTAATGATCTGTGGTGCGTTATTGTTAGTTGCCCAAATTCAGGTAGGAATGACACAGCGACGTATTGAGCTAGTGGTATATCGAACATTAGGCGCAGGTAAGTCATTATTAAGACGGACTCTTTGGGCTGAATTTGCATTATTAGGTTTAATGGCGGGATTAGCTGCAGCGATTGGTGCGGAGGTTGCATTAAGTTTATTACAAATATCGGTGTTTAATTTCCCTTGGCAACCGCAATGGGGAATGTGGATCATCGTACCTATTGTTGCTGCACTATTACTTTCATTATGTGGCAGTATCTTAGGGATCAGACTGTTGCAAGATAAAGGGCAGTATCGACGAATTCAAGGTGAATAG